The genomic window ATGCAAGACTCCTTCTCGACTGAGCCGGCTTTACCTTTTCAAAGGATTCTTTTATCCTAACTTGTCTAGCGTGAGAGTAAATAGTGCTGCCAAATGTATATGTTTACACTACACGTAGACGGTGACCTACTAGTATATTTTGCACGATTTGTAGTATTCAATTGATCTTTGTGTCCCATGCATatcaaaagggcatttcgtgatacaAAGCCTCagcccccacttttctcaaaaaagttgagatttttataccgatggaaacctctagctacataatgtttatgtaccaaaaatttcttgcagattaattcgtttagcaaaaatatcttcaaattttaatttctttctggtataccagaacgaaattacaacagtggcctatggagcagtatgataaacataatcatgcataactcggaagCCAAAATCAGAATCCCGGGGATcagaatgaactgaaattttgggaataagctttttttcgtggatatctactgaaaaatgtaataaaaattggATGCTAgcatcacgaaatcctcctttaaatatgCCCGGTAAATATGCCAATCTGCAATACAAATATGAATCTAATGCTACAATTATCATTTCGATTAATTAAATAATATACTTCGGTTTAATCAGGGCGAATATCTGTAGTCTGAATTGAAGTAGGATAACGGGAACGTCCCTGATACTCAGTGTATTGTAAATTTGCACGGGTTACCAGCTTCTTCTATATTCACCAGCTGATTATTTATGCGACCTAGAACTGAAACGCTGCTAAGGGCGCTTGCTTGGCTGAAAATACTCAAGTGGAAAAAAACCCACCATAATTGTAATAAATTGTCACAATCTAGTCCCGACATACCGCGTATTGCTTGTCGTATGTATTTAGTATATTCTAATAATAATTCTCCTTGCTTTCACACAAAAATGGTAATATTACATAATAATTGTTTTATTCTGATACAAAAGGAACTGAATAAGGAACTAATTTACAAAAGTAAAAACAAAGGTACAAAAGCACATACAGGTATTAAAAGTATaggctaaacattttaaaaagaatattaaatgaaaataacaatagtAACAAATTACCAGCATATAAATTTGTTATAGCGCCTTGTGGAATACATGAGTGAATAATGATCTACAAAATGATATACTTTACAATAAAATAAGCATTATAAAATATTAATACTAGTATTACATATCTACTTATTGACCCtaggactacgaaggggggggggtcgcCATAAGATTTTTGTCCGTCATGAAAAACGcacgtgtttacgcccaaacgacctaggctagtcgtagatccatcctttgcgctcatttcaaTGATACATTTTTACCCCAGGACCTTACCCGGGTGTAGGACCTGCCATCAAAGAAGACCAAACAGGGGGGGAgagttggtgaggcccaccattggtttctacagtaaaagcaatgattttcatttcgctcttgtaaaattattccaagaggtACTGACTaattacttgttagttaggtacATTTTATATTTGcccatacttttgtacatagccagaatttcccaaatttgcatgggtgccctcatattatgacgtcatagcggcaTTATGCGGggatttggtatcactggatagagaagacccatatctatacattggtaccgtgttacaaaatatggctcagtagttctagggtcaCTAAGGATACATTATAGTTTTTTTAAGACCCTACTTTAATTTTTCTTAAAGCTTAAAAGCTTATCTTTTACCTGACACGCCGAACACTAACGTATATAGACTATatcgaatactacgtcactcgtcctcatttaaataaaatgttgcccccccccccccagaagcATCCAAAGGGCAATTCTCATGAGATGCTAATAAAAAAGTTTTACAATAAAATGATATTGCCGGTAATCTTTCAGAATACTTGTCTTTTGATGTATGTTTCGTAATCATTGGTTATTATCATTTAGCACCGTAACCTGTGCATCGAATCTTGTTATGGTTCTGAGGTCATACAGAAATCTAGAAAGGTTTTCAATTTAAGTCTTCTCTCATTGTAGGGGATTCTCCAATGTCTGAGGAAGCTACCTTATTACAGAACAGAAGTTGAGGCAGAACATTTTGATCGAATGACCCGTGTATAATCATTCTTCAGAATGCATGTACGCCAATCAACCTATTAATCGTGTTAATTGGGATCTCCGAAGTGCTAATCAAAACTGACGACCCAACCGGCACGATTTCATTCCAGGATTTCATTGTATCTGGAGGTGTGTGGGTTGCACCATAATTTCTTGCACAGCAACAGTTGGTGGTTGAGTCACGGCATACAGAACTGCCCTGGCCAGATCGTCCGGATGCAGCATATGTTTTACGTTCTTAAATTGCGGGAATTTTTTATCTACCATATCCTGAGCCTgtgataaaaaatgaaaatttcaggaacatttcataaaaattgattttacgcaaaatggaaataaattcAAAGCTATTTAAGAGCCTACATTTAACATTTAAATGGCAGATATTTAGGGTTGCGTTGGTGTATAGGTGTGGGGTTCTGGGGGTTGGTTGTttgaggtgtgtgtgtgtggggtggggggtgtgtggCGGGGGTGTATTAGTGGTGGGTAGGGGTGTGTAGgcatggtgggtgggtgcatattCATTGTATTCTGAGGATTTGCGCATGACAACACACGGGCACATTGAGGTTCTTCGAAACTTTTGATGACTAAAACTTGGCAACGCCCACCTTTTTCAGGATATCGATCGAATtaatttatcataaataatattatatatgcaAGCAAATAATCGGGATATCGATCGAATTAATTTAtcataaataaaattatatatgCAAGCAAATAATCTTGCCGAtaattgaaattgtaattattgctACACGTATTTtcgtaataattattattgtcattTTCAGTCCCAAGTTCGATTTACAATTACATTAGAGTCAACCCACCATCACTCATCACGGTTACCAAATGTGCACAATCAAGTTTttgggtcaagtgtccaaaaggtcaccgATCCCGAACTTGGGTTGCCTGTGACTGAAAATTTGACGTACGtcttaaatttgtttttaaataatcaattattattattttcattattgtttTGTCGGGTAACCGATAAATGGACAACATCGGCAGAAAAACACTGGTCGAGATTGCATGACTATCTGAAGTTGAGTCAATTATTTGTTAGCCGATAATTAGCCCAATGTTGGCTTGCCGAACATCGGACCAAAATCGGTTGAATGTCagaaaatgttgtaaacattctGATGTTGAACCAATGTTAGCCCGATGTTGGTTAGCCGATAATTTGCCCAACATCGGCATAAGAACATTTACCAACTTTCTGATGTTGAACTGATGTTGGCCCGATGTTGCTtaaccagtgtacttcggttatatctataaatgcgcttttataaatacacacgtgacccatgggcacgacatatcaagaccagcaagcgtgaccaaatcctcatgcattgaccactatacagaaagggataggaactccgtagataaatatcatcaaatttaagtattaattgaattgaaaattattacacattttacaattccgaatttgtaatatgttatcaaaaacaacattttgaaagtatttgacgacggaaaaaatattcaacgacggaaacgtttacaatataatcacaaagttgaacaaaatagacaattttgctgcacagcagtctcatgttgttctgcCTTTGCATTGTATAGAACGACCACTCGCTATGtaaaaggtcacttcgagacttactgtctataaactgttatggcagcgcggaggtggtcacgtgcgcatttataaaagcgcatatatatatatataaccgaagtacactgttaatTGATAATTGACCCAACATTGGCGGTGCCGAACATAACTTACGTTTGCCCCACATTGCATTGTTGACCGGGTCTCTGTGTTGACCTTATATGCGATTACATATTAGTATTACCGTTTTCTTTTTTGGGGGGTGGTGACATGACAACACACCAATCGACAAACATAGCACTTTTGGCCTTCAAACTTGTCACATTTCAGGTCCTCGGAAATTACGTGTAGGAACGATGCACTGAAGTGTTTAAAAGCATACCTCTTGATCAACAACGTGGGCGTCAAAAGCTTCCGTATCTGTTAATCCAACCTGTACATTTGTAACACGGACTTCTGTTCCTTCCAGCTCAAGACGAAGACACTTAGACATGCCTTCAACAAAAAACTTAGTACCGGTGTAAACTCCACATCCGATAAATGGCTAGAAGAGAGTAAAGGTACACACTTTAAATACTAACACAGTACTTGAGAAATAGTTTATGATGGGCATGCATTCTCCTGGCTCCTGTGTGAATTAGCAGCGTAATCGGAGTGTAAAATAACTAAAGATATGCGTAGCAACTGGTCATTGACCGGATGGGTACTAACCTAGCAGGAATGCTGAAGATGAGGGTATTTTAAGTTGCTATCTTGTAGGCTTCTTCATATCGATTCTCTACCTTCAGGTGGAGACCCTCGGAACTACTCATCAAAGAGCAGGCTGACTGGGTTTATCATATTATTTGGGTCCGATATATCGAAACAAAAGTTATACATAAAACTTATGGACAGGTTTCTTACAGTTGGACAGATTACATTTAGACTGTCCTGATGACTTACAGAGTGAGGTATAGTTATAGCGTGTAATTTAGAGTAGAAGcagcattttgatgattttcacaaaatgacccataACAACCCCTACAAGACCTTAGACTCTTATCCATGTAGTCATGTATAACCTATAACAAgcttgggtcagtggttcttatggccaagtttggttgaaatcaggtcaAGCGCTTGGCACTAGTAGTATTTTTACTAAATGATCTCTaataacccctacatgaccttaaACCACTCACTGACTTGGCTCAGcacttcttgtggccaagtttggacGAGATCATAAGCGTAGATTCCGTGGATGGAGGATGAACCGGGGATGACCCCCCTCGatattttgataaggggtggtctatacaatcatccccaatgttgacgcctgtatgtggggttCTGACCATTAATTAACCTCTGTTTTGGGCATTTTATCCTAACaagtgcgaatttgttccacgtTTGCATCATATTTCTCCATGTTAGCTTCAATATACCAAAAATTTGTACCCAAATCCGAttctgtcaccaatgtgctagaTTCACTAGACTTCAAGAATTTtgttccaaccccatcccccaattgTCAATAAGAAATCTACACCATTGACTCGGATCCAGTGttgtcttaacagctcttaaacCGATCGACTACCACACACACAGGGAACAAAGCACTTCACAATTAcaaaattttctttgaaaaatacAAAATCGTGTTTCAAGAGTACTTACGATCCTTCCAGAATCGGATGTAATATTGACAATGTGACCGCTTCCTCTGGCAACCATACCTGGTAGTACAGCTGCAATGCCATTACATACCccctacaatcatgacaatataaaaaAGTAATTGCAAAAATAACGAGATTACACACTAGTCTGCTTTAGGCTGTTTTATCTTTACtatcccagcaagcacaaaacgtttttgtaacattttaaaatggGTTCGCAAAGGATACCCAGCATACGTTATAAAAATATCGAGTTGTATAAAGGTTTACATTTCAAAACCGTTTTCAAAAGTGTCAGAAGATTATTTTAACATTGCcgacaattttttttacaataatattttgaaaacaggtTAGGTCACTATAATAACATCCAATGATCATGCATATCATGGTTGTTTGAGGTGATAATTTGCcgctcacgcatggagatcgaacaaccatcacagcgtgtacccacaagatggcggcatatgacgtcacgctgacggcctctattcgaTAAACTGTCATTTGGgtgaaaactgagggcgctatttatctatatatatttttttaattaacgtaatttagccaaataatgtgAGTTTAAATACATGAAAAAGTTTTTAGAAAATAAGTTGGTTTTTTGTTATTccattttctgatgttttaatggccgtatacaagtgtctaccacattgtaaataaaattgcaaataagATTCAAGATAATAGCACCTTCGCTGTATTTGTCTGGGGTTGTTGAGGGTGGGATGTAATCGGAAATAACACGAATGAATACATGTCTTTAGAGTTAACGTCCATGCATCAATACCGAATGAGTATTTGCCTTACAGTTAACGTCTATGCACCAATACTGAATAAGTATTTGCCTTACAGTAATGTCTATGCATGAGTATTTTGCCTTACAGTTAACGTCTATTGCATCAATACTATTTATAGTTAACGTCTATGCATCAATGCTGAATGAGTACAATGTCTATACATCAATGCTGAATGAGTACAAGTTTGCCTTACAGTTAACATCTATGCATGAGTACTTGCCTTACAGTTAACGTCTATCATTCTCTCCCATTCATCTTCTTTAACATTCTTCATCAACGTGAAGGTAAATGCACCTGCATTATTTACCAAGATATCCACTGGCCCGAAGGTAGTCTCTGCTTTCTGAACCACATCTTTAAGCTGAAGATAAAGTATTACGTTAATGACTAAATCATTTGCTTAATGGAGTGATAATGACACATATTAATATGATAATTTAAGCGAACATAATATACTCAATTTTCTAAAgagatataatatatataatataatatattcataacctcattaatatacgcagcaagtgcgatccaatcacagataataacttttaaatacgcggacgcaaattcaggtcattgaaaaagtataatgaccgcgtctcgtgacatagctaaaagtacgctctacaatgaccgcgttacgtgacgtgttacgctttcgaacaatttacgcgaacgctggccgccgtatttggacatcgcatgattgtgcGCTAGTTGGATTGGTCGCTATCGGTATtttcttaatgggctattcgattttttacagggaaaacgacagataaagttaaaattgtgttctgttttcaaattaaaagaagaaaatgtgacgtaaattgcgcccttcgggatattcctcggttccaaagcacaatgtttagatatttcacaataccctcaaaacaactaatgcgcagtcattaacctctaaatataatataatataatataatataatataatataatataatataatataatatataatgtaatataatataatatataatgtaatataatataatataatataacataatataatataatataatataatatctgAGCTCATTCTGTGATATATCTTACATGTTGCCTGACTGTAACATCTGTTTTCACCGTCAATGCTTTGCCGCCATTCTTCTCAATCGTTTCTTTCACTTCCTGCAATCTTTCTTCTCTTCGGGCACATAATACAACAGAAGCTCCAGCTTCAGCCAATCGAAGAGCAATGACCTTCCCGATGCCACTTGAAGAACCGGTAACCACGGCAACCTTGCCTGCCAAAGGC from Amphiura filiformis chromosome 5, Afil_fr2py, whole genome shotgun sequence includes these protein-coding regions:
- the LOC140153171 gene encoding uncharacterized oxidoreductase Lmo0432-like isoform X2, with protein sequence MANQQQADKPLAGKVAVVTGSSSGIGKVIALRLAEAGASVVLCARREERLQEVKETIEKNGGKALTVKTDVTVRQHLKDVVQKAETTFGPVDILVNNAGAFTFTLMKNVKEDEWERMIDVNCKGVCNGIAAVLPGMVARGSGHIVNITSDSGRIPFIGCGVYTGTKFFVEGMSKCLRLELEGTEVRVTNVQVGLTDTEAFDAHVVDQEAQDMVDKKFPQFKNVKHMLHPDDLARAVLYAVTQPPTVAVQEIMVQPTHLQIQ
- the LOC140153171 gene encoding uncharacterized oxidoreductase Lmo0432-like isoform X1 — its product is MANQQQADKPLAGKVAVVTGSSSGIGKVIALRLAEAGASVVLCARREERLQEVKETIEKNGGKALTVKTDVTVRQHLKDVVQKAETTFGPVDILVNNAGAFTFTLMKNVKEDEWERMIDVNCKGVCNGIAAVLPGMVARGSGHIVNITSDSGRIPFIGCGVYTGTKFFVEGMSKCLRLELEGTEVRVTNVQVGLTDTEAFDAHVVDQEAQDMVDKKFPQFKNVKHMLHPDDLARAVLYAVTQPPTVAVQEIMVQPTHLQIQ